CTGTCTGGCCCATCGTGCTGGCCACGCTCATCCACGAGGAAATGAACTGGTTCCCGGTTCCGGCCAGGCCCTTGACCTTGAAGTTCCCGGCCGGGGTCGCCGCCACCCCGAGTGAGTAGTGAATTCGCGCCCGCAGTTGGAACCAACTGCTAAGGGCGTCCAGACTGTCCCGATCAAAAGTCCCGCAGTACTCGGCTCCAAGGGAGAAACGCACGTAATTCGCGTCCGGTTCGGCGGGCACCTCGGGGGCATCGGAGGCATTCCCAACGCCCTCGATGAAAAGATCGTCCTCCCCGGCCACAACCACCGGACCCACCCCCGCCGCCTCCACCGCAACCGCAACCGCTGGCTCAACCGCGTCAACGGGCTTCGAGGCACCATCTTGGGCCGCCCTGACGGAAATCCCCACTCCCGTCAGGCTTACCAGCATCATAAGATATTCTTTTTTAAAAAATCCCAACATAAGAATCGTTTACACTGCCGCGTTACGATTAGATGACAAACCCAAACTTTTACGGACCGGAAATAAAATCCCACGGACAAGCTTCCCGCCGGGTAAAAAGCATTGCCGCCTCCGGCCCCGAAAAGACAGGCTGACCGGGTGTTGGATAAAAACAGCGGCAGCGCCTACCGGGGACGGCTCGCCCCCACCCCCACCGGCTGGCTCCACCTGGGGCACGCGGCCACCTTCCTGCGCGCACAGGAGCGCTGCCGGGCGGCGGGCGGAACGCTCATCCTCCGCAACGAGGACCTCGACCCCCAGCGATGCCGTCCGCAGTACGCCCACGACGCGCTCGAAGACCTCCGCTGGCTCGGCCTTGACTGGGCGGAAGGTCCGGACGTGGGCGGCCCGCACGCCCCCTACAACCAGAGCGAACGCCTGCCCCACTACCTCGCCGCCTGGGAAAAACTCCGCGACGCCGGAGCCATCTACCCCTGCGAACGCTCCCGGCGCGAACTGCGCGAGCGCGTGGCCGCCCCCCATGAGGAGGACGAGGAGGCCGAGCCGATTTACCCGCCGCAGTGGCGCCCCGCCCCCGGCACCGGCCGCGATGCCCGCTCGCCGGAAGGCGTCAACTGGCGCTTCCGCGTCCCCGACGGCGAAGTTATCGGCTTCCGGGACAAACTGGCGGGCGAGCAATCCTTTGTCGCGGGCGAGGATTTCGGGGATTTTCTCATCTGGCGCCGCGACGGTGTGCCCGCCTACGAACTGGCCGTTGTGGTGGATGACCTGGCCATGCGCATTACCGAAGTCGTGCGCGGAGCCGACCTGCTCAAGTCCACCGCCCGCCAGCTTTTAATCTACCGGGCGCTCGGGGCTACCGCACAGGTGCCCGCCTTCGCCCACTGCCCGCTCGTCCGCGACACTCATGGCAAACGGCTGGCCAAGCGTAGCGATGCCCTCAGCCTGCGCACCCTCCGCGCCAGAGGCACGCCCCCGGAGGAAGTCCGCCACCTCGCGGCGCAGATGAGCTAGTGTCCCGTTAGCTTAGTTCCTGATAAAAATATTTTCACCGCAGAGGCGCAAAGACGCAGAGCGAACTCTGTATCCACGAAGTTTTTTGTGCTTCTTGTGCCTTTTTGTGGCCATTAACATTTATTAAGAACTTAGAGCGTTTCAAAAAATACTGTAGCCACAAACTTTGAATAGCTAAATGGCTAATTGTTAATTGTTGGATGCCGAACATAGGAAATAACAATTAACCATTTAATCATTTAGACATTCGGCCCTTTTGTGACGGCTACGACTTTATTGGAAACGCTCTAGCTAACACGACACTAGGGCCTCAAGTTCCGGGCATACTCACCGAGGGATTACGCAGCCCGCACCCGCGACAGGCAGATTACTGGTCCAGACGGACCCTGCACATTCTGCTGCTCCCAGCACCGCCAAGGATCAGCGCGGCGGACGTCCACCCCAGAAAAAGCCGCCGCGGCGGTTGCTGCCGCTGGGCTGGACGTTTTCCAGCTCGGCTTTCAGGGTGTCGGGAATGTCAGCGCTCTTGAGATACTCGGCGAAGGCTTCGGGATCCTGGGCTTTCCACTCGCTGGCCACACGGTTCATCAGGCGGCCCTTCATCTGGTCGGAGGTGATGGATTCGGCCCAGGTCATGGCTCCGGCGGGGTCTTCGGAAGCCGCCTGAAAGGTGAACATGGCCACCGCACGGTCGGTTTCTTCATTCGCGGGCTGGCTGTTGAGCCATTCCCCGGCGGCGGCGAGGTCGTAGCGGCCCCACTCGGCGACCAGCATCGTGGTCAGGCGGCCCACGTCGGGGTCTTCCGCATCCATGCCCGAAATATAATCCGCCACCGAGGCCGGATCGCTACGCGTCCACGAGCGAAGCATACTGTTGCGCAACTCGCTGTAATCGTCGCGCCCGGAAAGCGTTTCCAGGTAAGCGGAGGCGGCATCGGGGTCGTAACGGGTCCAGTC
The Ruficoccus amylovorans DNA segment above includes these coding regions:
- the gluQRS gene encoding tRNA glutamyl-Q(34) synthetase GluQRS; translated protein: MLDKNSGSAYRGRLAPTPTGWLHLGHAATFLRAQERCRAAGGTLILRNEDLDPQRCRPQYAHDALEDLRWLGLDWAEGPDVGGPHAPYNQSERLPHYLAAWEKLRDAGAIYPCERSRRELRERVAAPHEEDEEAEPIYPPQWRPAPGTGRDARSPEGVNWRFRVPDGEVIGFRDKLAGEQSFVAGEDFGDFLIWRRDGVPAYELAVVVDDLAMRITEVVRGADLLKSTARQLLIYRALGATAQVPAFAHCPLVRDTHGKRLAKRSDALSLRTLRARGTPPEEVRHLAAQMS